From Streptomyces sp. 6-11-2, one genomic window encodes:
- a CDS encoding long-chain fatty acid--CoA ligase, with translation MSDAQTLIENRPPSVAALFLERVAATPDAEAYRYPVPAASGEGPDDWKSLSWAQSAERVYAIAAGLIELGVRPEERVALASATRVEWLLADLGIMCAGAATTTVYPQTNAGEAAFILSDSQSRVLIAENAEQLAKAQEKRAELPELHHVVVIDADGVETGDRVLSLAELERRGAAYLKEHPELIKERVGAITKDQLATLIYTSGTTGRPKGVRLPHDNWSYMAKAIAATGLVGADDVLYLWLPLAHVFGKVLTSGQIEVGHVAAVDGRVDKIIENLPVVQPTYMAAVPRIFEKVYNGVAAKARAGGPAKYKIFQWAAEVAREYAKVTQDNFRRTGTRSAPFGLAAKHKVADALVYAKIREAFGGRLRACVSGSAALAPEIGYFFAGAGIHILEGYGLTESSAASFVNPGQAYRTGTVGRPLPGTEVRIADDGEILLRGPGIMEGYHKLPEQTAEVLEADGWFHTGDIGELSPDGYLRITDRKKDLIKTSGGKYIAPAEVEGQFKAVCPYVSNILVHGADRNFCTALIALDEPAILAWAKENGLEGRPYAEVVAAPRTVEMVDGYVRQLNEGLQRWQTIKKFRLLPRDLDVEHGEITPSLKLKRPVVEREYKHLIDEMYAGAREA, from the coding sequence GTGAGCGACGCACAGACCCTGATCGAGAACCGTCCGCCGTCCGTGGCGGCCCTCTTCCTGGAGCGTGTGGCGGCGACACCGGACGCCGAGGCCTACCGCTACCCCGTACCCGCGGCCTCCGGCGAGGGTCCGGACGACTGGAAGTCGCTGAGCTGGGCGCAGTCCGCCGAGCGGGTCTACGCGATCGCGGCCGGACTCATCGAGCTGGGCGTGCGGCCGGAGGAGCGGGTCGCGCTCGCCTCCGCCACCCGTGTGGAGTGGCTGCTGGCCGACCTCGGCATCATGTGCGCTGGCGCGGCCACGACCACGGTCTACCCGCAGACCAACGCCGGCGAGGCGGCCTTCATCCTCTCCGACTCCCAGAGCCGGGTGCTCATCGCGGAGAACGCCGAGCAACTGGCCAAGGCCCAGGAGAAGCGCGCCGAGCTGCCCGAGCTGCACCACGTCGTCGTCATCGACGCGGACGGCGTCGAGACCGGCGACCGGGTGCTCAGCCTGGCCGAGCTGGAGCGGCGCGGGGCCGCGTACCTGAAAGAGCACCCCGAGCTGATCAAGGAGCGGGTCGGCGCGATCACCAAGGATCAGCTCGCCACCCTCATCTACACCTCCGGCACCACCGGCCGCCCCAAGGGTGTGCGGCTGCCGCACGACAACTGGTCGTACATGGCCAAGGCCATCGCCGCCACCGGGCTGGTCGGCGCCGACGACGTGCTGTACCTGTGGCTGCCGCTCGCGCACGTCTTCGGCAAGGTCCTCACCTCCGGCCAGATCGAGGTCGGGCACGTGGCGGCCGTGGACGGTCGCGTGGACAAGATCATCGAGAATCTGCCGGTCGTCCAGCCGACCTACATGGCGGCCGTCCCGCGCATCTTCGAGAAGGTCTACAACGGCGTCGCCGCCAAGGCCCGCGCCGGCGGCCCGGCCAAGTACAAGATCTTCCAGTGGGCCGCCGAGGTCGCCCGCGAGTACGCCAAGGTCACCCAGGACAACTTCAGGCGCACCGGCACCCGCTCCGCGCCCTTCGGCCTGGCCGCCAAGCACAAGGTCGCCGATGCGCTCGTCTACGCCAAGATCCGCGAGGCCTTCGGCGGCCGGCTGCGCGCCTGCGTCTCGGGCAGCGCCGCCCTCGCCCCGGAGATCGGCTACTTCTTCGCCGGCGCCGGCATCCACATCCTGGAGGGCTACGGCCTCACCGAGTCCTCCGCCGCCTCCTTCGTCAACCCCGGCCAGGCCTACCGCACCGGCACGGTCGGCAGGCCGCTGCCCGGCACCGAGGTGCGCATCGCGGACGACGGCGAGATCCTGCTGCGCGGCCCCGGCATCATGGAGGGCTACCACAAGCTGCCCGAGCAGACCGCCGAGGTGCTGGAGGCCGACGGCTGGTTCCACACCGGCGACATCGGCGAGCTCTCCCCGGATGGCTATCTGCGCATCACCGACCGCAAGAAGGACCTCATCAAGACCTCCGGCGGCAAGTACATCGCGCCCGCCGAGGTCGAGGGCCAGTTCAAGGCGGTGTGCCCGTACGTCTCCAACATCCTCGTGCACGGCGCCGACCGGAACTTCTGCACCGCGCTGATCGCCCTCGACGAGCCGGCGATCCTGGCGTGGGCCAAGGAGAACGGCCTGGAGGGCAGGCCGTACGCCGAGGTCGTCGCCGCGCCGCGGACGGTCGAGATGGTCGACGGCTACGTCAGGCAGCTCAACGAGGGCCTGCAGCGCTGGCAGACCATCAAGAAGTTCCGCCTGCTGCCGCGCGACCTCGACGTCGAGCACGGCGAGATCACCCCGAGCCTGAAGCTGAAGCGGCCCGTGGTGGAGCGGGAGTACAAGCATCTGATCGACGAGATGTACGCGGGCGCGCGTGAGGCGTGA
- the rpsT gene encoding 30S ribosomal protein S20 has product MANIKSQIKRNKTNEKARLRNKAVKSSLKTAIRKAREAAAAGDVQKATELQRAAARQLDKAVSKGVIHKNAAANKKSALATKVTALKG; this is encoded by the coding sequence GTGGCGAACATCAAGTCCCAGATCAAGCGGAACAAGACCAACGAGAAGGCGCGGCTGCGCAACAAGGCCGTCAAGTCCTCTCTGAAGACCGCGATCCGCAAGGCCCGCGAGGCCGCTGCCGCGGGTGACGTCCAGAAGGCCACCGAGCTCCAGCGCGCTGCCGCGCGTCAGCTCGACAAGGCCGTCTCGAAGGGCGTCATCCACAAGAACGCGGCCGCCAACAAGAAGTCGGCGCTGGCCACCAAGGTCACGGCCCTCAAGGGCTGA
- a CDS encoding ComEC/Rec2 family competence protein, producing MHAASGKRLGNAHPRQEGPADLRLVPPALAAWATAAVALDGSTGRVTGFVIACLAAAAVLLVGRRRGSRGTPTPTAGQPPAPAIRRSGTRASWARTSAAAALLGAAAAAVSAGLHGADVRRGPVPALARQFATVTVEVELTSDPRLTGPRIRGDRQAPPSVRVDAEVLRVDRPGSAAAVVTRTPVLILVNIGSRTASRVGDPSGNPGRSPDGHDTHPAEGAQLSPWLGLLPSTRLRVTARLSPPMTGGDRIAAVLRVQDRAPPEVVAEPSVPQRLAGRLRAGLRAATDGLPADARALLPGLVVGDTSRITPELDEAFKATDLTHLLAVSGSNLTILLALLLGPPGLAQRVERRGLAPRLGLPLRGTALFGAALTLGFVVVCRPDPSVLRAAACGAVALLALATGRRRSLLPALATAVLLLVLYDPWLSRSYGFLLSVLATGALLTLAPRWSAALQRRRVPARAAEALAAAAAAQALCAPVVAVLSARVSLVAVPCNLLAEAAVAPATVLGFAALATAPVAMPVAKTLVWCASWPTGWIADVARTGAAQPGGGVDWPGSWTGALLLALVTVAAVLAGRWLLRHPWLCGVCGALLLLVVVQPPPLTRLITGWPPPGWRFAMCDVGQGDATVLAAGSGAGVVVDAGPDPALVDHCLRKLGVTRVPLVVLTHFHADHVAGLPGVLRGRAVGAIETTGYQEPAQQAEFVRREAARHGIPLTRAGAGEQRGTGDLTWQVLWPPPPPAPDPDGPNDASVTLLVHSGGLRLLLLGDLEPPAQQALLNSPMSARLAGVDVLKVAHHGSAYQSPDLIRVAAPRLALISCGADNSYGHPAPPTVAALRALGAVVLRTDQDGALAVTGAGAGVRVARN from the coding sequence GTGCACGCCGCCTCCGGCAAGCGACTGGGCAACGCCCATCCCCGGCAGGAAGGACCGGCAGACCTCCGGCTCGTCCCTCCCGCCCTCGCGGCGTGGGCGACGGCGGCCGTGGCACTGGACGGCTCCACGGGCCGAGTGACCGGCTTCGTGATCGCCTGCCTCGCCGCTGCCGCCGTACTCCTGGTGGGCCGACGACGCGGAAGCCGTGGAACACCCACACCCACGGCAGGGCAGCCACCGGCTCCTGCCATCAGGCGGTCCGGGACACGTGCCTCCTGGGCGCGTACCTCCGCTGCCGCCGCGCTCCTGGGCGCCGCCGCGGCCGCCGTGTCCGCCGGGCTCCACGGGGCGGACGTGCGGCGCGGTCCGGTGCCCGCTCTGGCACGGCAGTTCGCCACGGTGACCGTCGAGGTGGAGCTGACCTCCGACCCCCGCCTCACCGGCCCCCGGATCCGCGGTGACCGTCAGGCGCCTCCCTCCGTACGGGTGGACGCCGAGGTGCTGCGCGTCGACCGACCCGGCTCGGCGGCGGCGGTGGTGACCCGGACTCCGGTGCTGATCCTGGTCAACATCGGCTCGCGCACGGCGTCCCGTGTCGGGGACCCGTCGGGAAACCCGGGACGCTCACCGGACGGGCACGACACGCACCCCGCGGAAGGGGCACAGCTCTCGCCCTGGCTGGGGCTGCTGCCGTCCACGCGGCTGAGAGTGACCGCGCGGCTGTCGCCCCCGATGACGGGCGGCGACCGGATCGCGGCGGTCCTCCGGGTCCAGGACAGGGCGCCGCCCGAGGTGGTGGCGGAGCCGTCCGTGCCACAGCGGCTGGCGGGCCGGCTGCGTGCCGGGCTGCGGGCGGCGACCGACGGCCTGCCGGCGGACGCGCGGGCGCTGCTGCCGGGCCTGGTCGTCGGGGACACCTCGCGGATCACCCCCGAACTCGACGAGGCGTTCAAGGCGACGGACCTCACACACCTCCTGGCCGTCTCCGGGAGCAACCTCACCATCCTCCTCGCCCTGCTCCTGGGGCCACCGGGCCTGGCCCAGCGAGTGGAGCGCCGTGGCCTGGCACCGCGGCTGGGCCTGCCCCTGCGCGGCACCGCGCTGTTCGGGGCGGCGCTCACCCTGGGGTTCGTCGTCGTGTGCCGGCCCGACCCGAGCGTGCTGCGGGCCGCGGCCTGCGGAGCGGTGGCGCTGCTCGCCCTCGCGACCGGGCGCCGCAGATCGCTGCTCCCCGCCCTGGCGACGGCCGTACTGCTGCTGGTGCTCTACGACCCGTGGCTGTCGCGCAGTTACGGCTTCCTGCTGTCGGTGCTGGCCACCGGAGCCCTGCTCACCCTCGCGCCCCGCTGGAGCGCGGCACTGCAACGGCGTCGGGTCCCCGCCAGGGCGGCCGAGGCGCTGGCCGCGGCGGCAGCGGCGCAGGCGCTGTGCGCGCCCGTCGTCGCCGTGCTGTCGGCCCGGGTGAGCCTGGTGGCGGTGCCGTGCAACCTGCTCGCGGAGGCCGCCGTCGCGCCCGCGACCGTATTGGGTTTCGCGGCGCTGGCAACGGCACCGGTCGCGATGCCGGTGGCGAAGACGCTGGTCTGGTGCGCGAGTTGGCCGACCGGGTGGATCGCGGACGTGGCCCGGACGGGGGCGGCCCAGCCCGGCGGGGGAGTGGACTGGCCGGGAAGCTGGACCGGGGCGCTGCTGCTGGCCCTCGTCACGGTGGCGGCCGTGCTCGCGGGCCGGTGGCTGCTGAGACACCCCTGGCTCTGCGGGGTCTGCGGGGCGCTGCTCCTCCTGGTGGTCGTGCAGCCGCCGCCACTGACCCGGTTGATCACCGGCTGGCCGCCGCCCGGCTGGCGGTTCGCGATGTGCGACGTGGGCCAGGGCGACGCGACGGTGCTCGCGGCGGGCAGCGGCGCCGGTGTGGTCGTGGACGCCGGACCCGACCCGGCACTGGTGGACCACTGCCTGCGCAAGCTCGGCGTCACCAGGGTCCCGCTGGTCGTACTGACCCACTTTCACGCCGATCACGTGGCCGGCCTGCCGGGCGTGCTGCGCGGACGCGCGGTGGGCGCGATCGAGACGACCGGTTACCAAGAACCCGCGCAGCAGGCCGAGTTCGTACGGAGGGAGGCAGCCCGTCACGGCATTCCGCTGACCCGTGCCGGTGCCGGGGAACAGCGCGGTACCGGTGACCTGACCTGGCAGGTGCTGTGGCCGCCACCGCCCCCCGCACCGGACCCGGACGGACCCAACGACGCCAGCGTCACACTGCTCGTCCACTCCGGCGGACTGCGCCTGCTGCTCCTGGGCGACCTCGAACCCCCGGCACAGCAAGCGCTGTTGAACTCCCCGATGAGCGCGCGACTGGCGGGCGTGGACGTGCTCAAGGTCGCCCATCACGGCTCGGCGTACCAGAGCCCGGACCTGATACGCGTGGCGGCTCCGCGCCTGGCCCTGATCTCCTGTGGCGCGGACAACAGCTACGGGCACCCGGCTCCTCCCACCGTCGCGGCCCTGCGCGCGCTGGGCGCGGTGGTGCTGCGCACGGACCAGGACGGGGCACTCGCGGTGACCGGTGCGGGTGCGGGGGTGCGTGTGGCGCGGAACTGA
- a CDS encoding YceI family protein → MFGRWLGNRTNRVQQASPLAAVQTPPDAGVLSCRVLDPVNQPVAHAEFTVSDTMGRTVVGGGTDPYGLFLATVPAGEYRLAISAEGYTPHRATVFVGENSLAPLGDVTLQVAQPPDLPAPGDWEIEATHSSIGFTARHIGLARIHGRFNSFAGAVRISDPVERSAMHVVIDAASIDTNVRMRDDHLRSADFLDVANFPTLEFYSERCVHRGGSRWAVTGALSLHGVTRTVTLDMEYLGLGNGIEGEVRAACRATTELHRDDYTVSWQTMLARGIAVVGPTIQVALDVQLVPKA, encoded by the coding sequence ATGTTCGGCCGCTGGCTGGGAAACCGAACGAACCGGGTGCAACAGGCGAGTCCGCTCGCGGCGGTGCAGACTCCGCCCGACGCGGGTGTGTTGAGCTGCCGGGTGCTCGATCCGGTCAACCAACCGGTGGCGCACGCCGAGTTCACCGTCAGCGACACCATGGGGCGCACGGTGGTCGGCGGCGGCACGGATCCCTACGGGTTGTTCCTGGCGACGGTGCCGGCGGGGGAGTACCGGCTCGCCATCTCCGCGGAGGGGTACACGCCGCACAGGGCGACCGTGTTCGTCGGCGAGAACTCGCTGGCCCCGTTGGGCGATGTGACCCTCCAGGTCGCCCAGCCGCCGGACCTGCCGGCGCCGGGCGACTGGGAGATAGAGGCGACGCACTCCTCGATCGGCTTCACCGCCCGGCACATCGGGCTGGCCCGGATCCACGGGCGGTTCAACTCCTTCGCGGGAGCGGTGCGGATCTCCGATCCCGTGGAGCGGTCCGCGATGCACGTGGTGATCGACGCGGCGTCCATCGACACGAACGTGCGGATGCGTGACGACCATCTGCGTTCGGCGGACTTCCTGGACGTGGCGAACTTCCCGACGCTGGAGTTCTACAGCGAGCGGTGCGTGCACAGGGGCGGCAGCAGATGGGCCGTCACCGGCGCGCTGTCGCTGCACGGGGTGACGCGTACGGTCACCCTCGACATGGAGTACCTCGGGCTCGGCAACGGCATAGAGGGCGAGGTGCGGGCGGCCTGCCGGGCCACCACCGAGCTGCACCGTGACGACTACACGGTGAGCTGGCAGACGATGCTGGCGCGGGGGATCGCCGTGGTCGGGCCGACCATCCAGGTCGCCCTCGACGTACAGCTCGTCCCCAAGGCCTGA
- the lepA gene encoding translation elongation factor 4 has product MPATPDNVPEPSRTAPALIRNFCIIAHIDHGKSTLADRMLQLTGVVEQRQMRAQYLDRMDIERERGITIKSQAVRLPWAPTHDPGNTHILNMIDTPGHVDFTYEVSRSLAACEGTVLLVDAAQGIEAQTLANLYLAMENDLTIIPVLNKIDLPAAQPEKFAEELANLVGCDPEDVLKVSAKTGLGVDALLDRVVKEIPAPVGVADAPARAMIFDSVYDSYRGVVTYVRVIDGQLNKRERIRMMSTGATHELLEIGTNSPEMLPADGLGVGEVGYLITGVKDVRQSKVGDTVTSQHKGAEEALGGYKDPKPMVFSGLYPLDGSDYPELREALDKLQLNDAALVYEPETSAALGFGFRVGFLGLLHLDVIRERLEREFGLDLIATAPNVVYRVLMEDGTEHTVTNPSEFPEGKLAEVYEPVVRATILAPTEFIGSIMELCQTRRGTLLGMDYLSEDRVEIRYTLPLAEIVFDFFDQLKSKTRGYASLDYEPTGEQSSSLVKVDILLHGDKVDAFSAITHKDQAYAYGVRLVAKLRELIPRQSFEVPVQAAIGSRVIARETIRAIRKDVLAKCYGGDISRKRKLLEKQKEGKKRMKMVGSVEVPQEAFIAVLSSDDSAGSAKGKK; this is encoded by the coding sequence GTGCCCGCGACCCCTGACAACGTGCCCGAGCCGAGCCGTACCGCCCCGGCTCTGATCCGCAACTTCTGCATCATCGCGCACATCGACCACGGCAAGTCCACGCTCGCCGACCGGATGCTCCAGCTGACCGGGGTGGTCGAGCAGCGGCAGATGCGCGCCCAGTACCTCGACCGCATGGACATCGAGCGCGAGCGCGGCATCACGATCAAGTCCCAGGCGGTGCGTCTGCCGTGGGCTCCCACCCACGACCCCGGCAACACGCACATCCTCAACATGATCGACACCCCGGGGCACGTCGACTTCACCTACGAGGTCTCGCGGTCGCTCGCCGCCTGCGAGGGGACCGTCCTGCTCGTCGACGCGGCCCAGGGCATCGAGGCCCAGACCCTCGCCAACCTCTACCTGGCGATGGAGAACGACCTCACGATCATCCCGGTCCTCAACAAGATCGACCTGCCGGCCGCGCAGCCGGAGAAGTTCGCCGAGGAGCTGGCCAACCTCGTCGGCTGCGACCCCGAGGACGTGCTGAAGGTCTCCGCCAAGACCGGCCTCGGCGTCGACGCGCTGCTCGACCGGGTGGTCAAGGAGATCCCGGCCCCGGTCGGCGTCGCCGACGCCCCCGCCCGCGCGATGATCTTCGACTCCGTCTACGACTCCTACCGCGGTGTCGTGACCTACGTCCGTGTCATCGACGGTCAGCTCAACAAGCGCGAGCGGATCCGGATGATGTCCACCGGCGCCACCCACGAGCTGCTGGAGATCGGCACCAACTCCCCGGAGATGCTGCCGGCCGACGGCCTCGGTGTCGGCGAGGTGGGCTACCTGATCACCGGGGTGAAGGACGTCCGCCAGTCCAAGGTCGGTGACACCGTCACCAGCCAGCACAAGGGCGCCGAGGAGGCGCTGGGCGGCTACAAGGACCCCAAGCCGATGGTCTTCTCCGGCCTGTATCCGCTGGACGGCTCCGACTACCCCGAGCTGCGCGAGGCGCTGGACAAGCTCCAGCTCAACGACGCCGCCCTGGTCTACGAGCCGGAGACCTCCGCCGCGCTCGGGTTCGGCTTCCGCGTCGGCTTCCTCGGCCTGCTCCACCTGGACGTGATCCGCGAGCGGCTGGAGCGCGAGTTCGGGCTCGACCTGATCGCCACCGCCCCCAACGTGGTCTACCGCGTGCTGATGGAGGACGGCACCGAGCACACGGTCACCAACCCCAGCGAGTTCCCCGAGGGGAAGCTCGCCGAGGTGTACGAGCCCGTCGTACGGGCCACGATCCTCGCGCCCACCGAGTTCATCGGCTCGATCATGGAACTGTGCCAGACCCGCCGCGGCACGCTGCTGGGCATGGACTACCTCTCCGAGGACCGCGTCGAGATCCGCTACACCCTCCCGCTCGCGGAGATCGTCTTCGACTTCTTCGACCAGCTGAAGTCCAAGACCCGCGGCTACGCCTCCCTCGACTACGAGCCCACCGGTGAGCAGAGCAGCTCCCTGGTCAAGGTCGACATCCTGCTGCACGGCGACAAGGTGGACGCCTTCTCGGCGATCACCCACAAGGACCAGGCGTACGCGTACGGCGTCCGGCTCGTCGCCAAGCTCAGGGAGCTGATCCCGCGGCAGAGCTTCGAGGTGCCCGTCCAGGCCGCCATCGGCTCCCGGGTGATCGCCCGCGAGACCATCCGCGCCATCCGCAAGGACGTCCTCGCCAAGTGCTACGGCGGTGACATCTCCCGTAAGCGGAAGCTGCTGGAGAAGCAGAAGGAAGGCAAGAAGCGCATGAAGATGGTGGGTTCCGTGGAGGTTCCGCAGGAGGCCTTCATCGCGGTGCTCTCCAGCGATGACAGCGCGGGATCGGCCAAGGGCAAGAAGTGA
- the holA gene encoding DNA polymerase III subunit delta, whose protein sequence is MARKTANDDLLAPVTLAVGQEDLLLDRAVREVVAAARAADADTDVRDLTPDQLQPGTLAELTSPSLFAERKVVVVRNAQDLSADTVKDVKAYLGAPAEEITLVLLHAGGAKGKGLLDAARKAGAREVACPKMTKPADRLSFVRGEFRGLGRSATPEACQALVDAIGSDLRELASAVAQLVADIEGTIDEAVVGRYYTGRAEASSFTVADRAVEGRAAEALEALRWSLATGVAPVMITSALAQGVRAIGKLSSARGGRPADLARELGMPPWKIDRVRQQMRGWTPDGVAVALRAVAEADAGVKGGGDDPEYALEKAVVTIARAARSRGRG, encoded by the coding sequence ATGGCCAGGAAGACTGCGAACGACGACCTTCTCGCCCCGGTGACGCTTGCCGTGGGGCAGGAGGACCTCCTGCTCGACCGTGCCGTGCGGGAGGTGGTGGCCGCCGCCAGGGCCGCCGACGCCGACACGGACGTACGGGACCTCACCCCGGACCAGTTGCAGCCCGGCACGCTCGCCGAGCTGACCAGTCCGTCGCTCTTCGCGGAGCGCAAGGTCGTGGTCGTGCGCAACGCGCAGGACCTGTCGGCCGACACGGTCAAGGACGTCAAGGCGTATCTCGGGGCGCCCGCCGAGGAGATCACACTGGTGCTGCTGCACGCGGGCGGCGCCAAGGGCAAGGGCCTGCTCGACGCGGCGCGCAAGGCCGGTGCGCGCGAGGTGGCCTGCCCGAAGATGACCAAGCCGGCCGACCGGCTCTCCTTCGTACGGGGCGAGTTTCGCGGGCTCGGGCGCTCGGCCACACCGGAGGCGTGCCAGGCGCTGGTCGACGCGATCGGCAGCGATCTGCGGGAGCTGGCGTCGGCGGTGGCGCAGTTGGTCGCCGACATCGAGGGGACGATCGACGAGGCCGTCGTCGGCCGCTACTACACCGGGCGGGCCGAGGCGTCCAGCTTCACGGTCGCCGACCGGGCCGTCGAGGGTCGGGCGGCGGAGGCGCTGGAGGCGCTGCGGTGGTCGCTGGCCACCGGCGTGGCACCGGTGATGATCACCAGCGCGCTCGCCCAGGGCGTGCGGGCGATCGGGAAGCTGTCGTCCGCACGCGGCGGCCGTCCGGCCGACCTGGCGCGGGAACTCGGCATGCCGCCCTGGAAGATCGACCGCGTCCGGCAGCAGATGCGCGGCTGGACCCCGGACGGCGTGGCCGTCGCCCTCCGCGCGGTGGCCGAGGCCGACGCGGGCGTCAAGGGCGGCGGCGACGACCCCGAGTACGCCCTGGAGAAGGCCGTGGTCACCATCGCCCGGGCGGCCCGCTCCAGAGGACGCGGCTGA
- a CDS encoding SpoIIE family protein phosphatase, with translation MGVIPTQRETVSRAFGVPAHASGTAAYAAAACPRTHARLPGGPLAPGAARARLRAALAEWTDLGFEVGERLAEDALIVVSELVTNAVVHAGTDVELTCRLEPETGACVVEVCDHHPSRAPSDHGSGAPHETPEHGRGLRLVATLCEAWGVTYRAGAKTVWARLPAEAGPAEEDEAAVYGTERGLGIAEVLAPEPQRAGRDRDWLGRGALSFLAEASDLLAGQLDEDLVASLTGQLLVPRLADWCAVWLEDESTGRWGSSRWSEGGGGWSDVTGAAGPRLARVWHGSESRIEELRRALEKDPPRPTDGLRSGPAPYPWPGEALGPHAAHGAALAYRLIAGGRPLGTLVIGRTGLLRFPDEVTGLIEDLSRRVALAIGAARQYARQATISAVLQRGLLPGAVAEIPGLCSALVYEPCDKGGPSGDFYDLFPAGDGRWCFAVGDVQGKGPEAAVVIGLARPWLRLLAREGYGVADVLDRLNQLLLDDATETADAAARVLVAAGGRTPVPGDTQTRFLSLLYGELVPFDGGVRCTLASAGHPLPLVLGREGGVRTVARPQALLGVIEDETYACETFELRPGDTLLCVTDGVTERRSGSRQFDDGDGLATALAGCAGLDAEPIAEHIRRLVHDFGTGPPEDDLALLVLQAECD, from the coding sequence ATGGGGGTCATTCCCACGCAGCGGGAGACCGTCTCCCGTGCCTTCGGGGTACCCGCGCACGCGTCCGGCACGGCCGCGTACGCCGCGGCGGCATGCCCGAGGACGCACGCGCGCCTGCCCGGCGGCCCCCTCGCGCCCGGCGCCGCCCGCGCGCGGCTGCGCGCCGCGCTGGCCGAGTGGACGGACCTCGGGTTCGAGGTCGGTGAGCGACTGGCCGAGGATGCCCTGATCGTGGTCAGCGAACTGGTCACCAACGCCGTCGTGCACGCGGGCACCGACGTCGAGCTGACCTGCCGGCTGGAGCCGGAGACCGGCGCCTGTGTGGTCGAGGTGTGCGATCACCACCCCTCGCGCGCGCCCAGCGACCACGGCTCCGGGGCACCGCACGAAACCCCGGAGCACGGCCGCGGCCTGCGGCTCGTCGCGACGCTCTGCGAGGCGTGGGGCGTCACCTACCGGGCCGGCGCCAAGACGGTGTGGGCGCGGCTGCCCGCCGAGGCCGGCCCGGCGGAGGAGGACGAGGCGGCGGTGTACGGCACCGAACGCGGGCTCGGCATCGCCGAGGTCCTCGCGCCCGAGCCCCAGCGCGCCGGGCGGGACCGGGACTGGCTGGGACGCGGCGCGCTGTCCTTCCTCGCGGAGGCCTCCGACCTGCTCGCCGGACAGCTCGACGAGGACCTGGTCGCCTCGCTCACCGGACAGCTGCTCGTACCGCGGCTGGCCGACTGGTGCGCGGTGTGGCTGGAGGACGAGTCCACCGGCCGGTGGGGGTCCTCCCGCTGGAGCGAGGGCGGCGGGGGCTGGAGCGACGTCACCGGCGCGGCCGGACCCCGGCTCGCCCGGGTCTGGCACGGCAGCGAGAGCCGGATCGAGGAACTGCGCCGGGCCCTGGAGAAGGACCCGCCGCGCCCCACCGACGGCCTGCGGTCCGGGCCCGCCCCGTACCCCTGGCCCGGGGAGGCCCTCGGCCCGCACGCGGCCCACGGCGCGGCGCTGGCGTACCGCCTGATCGCGGGCGGCCGTCCGCTGGGCACGCTCGTCATCGGGCGGACCGGGCTGCTCCGCTTCCCCGACGAGGTCACCGGGCTGATCGAGGACCTCAGCCGCCGGGTCGCCCTCGCCATCGGCGCGGCCCGGCAGTACGCCCGCCAGGCCACCATCAGCGCCGTGCTCCAGCGCGGCCTGCTGCCCGGCGCGGTCGCCGAGATCCCCGGTCTGTGCAGCGCGCTGGTGTACGAGCCGTGCGACAAGGGCGGCCCGAGCGGTGACTTCTACGACCTCTTCCCGGCCGGCGACGGCCGCTGGTGCTTCGCCGTCGGCGACGTGCAGGGCAAGGGTCCCGAGGCCGCCGTCGTCATCGGGCTCGCGCGCCCCTGGCTGCGGCTGCTGGCCCGCGAGGGCTACGGCGTCGCCGACGTCCTGGACCGCCTCAACCAGCTCCTCCTCGACGACGCCACCGAGACCGCCGACGCCGCCGCGCGCGTCCTGGTGGCGGCCGGCGGACGGACCCCGGTCCCCGGCGACACCCAGACCCGGTTCCTGTCCCTGCTGTACGGCGAGCTGGTCCCCTTCGACGGCGGCGTGCGCTGCACGCTCGCCTCCGCCGGGCACCCGCTGCCGCTGGTCCTCGGGCGCGAGGGCGGCGTCCGTACGGTGGCCCGGCCGCAGGCGCTGCTCGGGGTGATCGAGGACGAGACGTACGCCTGCGAGACCTTCGAGCTGCGGCCCGGTGACACCCTGCTGTGCGTCACCGACGGCGTCACCGAGCGGCGCTCCGGCTCCCGTCAGTTCGACGACGGCGACGGCCTCGCCACGGCCCTCGCCGGCTGCGCCGGGCTCGACGCGGAACCGATCGCCGAGCACATCCGCCGGCTCGTCCACGACTTCGGAACGGGCCCACCGGAGGACGACCTGGCCCTGCTGGTACTCCAGGCCGAATGCGACTGA